In Pseudomonas sp. MM213, a genomic segment contains:
- a CDS encoding phage late control D family protein — translation MTLGFTPEVEIYGANKDLINKRLISWEHIDAAGTESDQLTLTLDLEGLEGLPILGGKIGLKVGYAESSLVDKGQFTVSRLTPTLFPLRLTLVATAAPFSADDKTGFLQRRSASHGPTTLGALFREIAERHGFSPRVAPQLALKKIDHIDQSNESDMAFLTRLAGIYKAIAKPINELYVLALPSQTKSLSGKVLPQVKLSVTTNNRPGDRAFISATLDDSVRAKNQGCKTSWWDAAAGVVRVIETGSAPFKVIGRLCQNEAEARDIGEGEVRKLLREKLKVKISCPGNPALSAEGVLLLDQSWPDFLRGYWSIEKVIASGDKYQSYRCMIEAKCPDAT, via the coding sequence ATGACATTGGGTTTCACGCCAGAGGTAGAGATTTATGGGGCCAATAAGGACTTGATCAACAAGCGCCTGATCAGTTGGGAGCACATTGATGCCGCCGGTACCGAGTCCGATCAATTGACATTGACGCTCGATCTGGAAGGGCTTGAGGGGCTGCCGATCCTGGGCGGCAAGATTGGCCTGAAGGTCGGTTACGCGGAGTCCAGTCTGGTGGATAAGGGCCAGTTCACGGTGTCTCGCCTGACGCCGACGTTGTTCCCGCTGCGCTTGACGCTGGTGGCAACCGCAGCGCCGTTCAGTGCCGATGACAAGACCGGCTTCCTGCAGCGTCGATCGGCCAGTCATGGGCCGACCACCCTGGGTGCGTTGTTTCGCGAGATCGCTGAGCGGCACGGTTTTTCGCCACGGGTGGCACCCCAACTGGCACTGAAAAAAATCGACCACATCGATCAGTCCAACGAAAGTGACATGGCGTTTTTGACTCGCCTCGCCGGCATATACAAGGCCATCGCCAAACCGATAAATGAGCTGTATGTGCTGGCGCTCCCAAGTCAGACCAAGTCACTGTCGGGCAAGGTGTTGCCCCAGGTGAAACTGTCGGTGACCACCAACAATCGACCCGGCGATCGCGCCTTCATTTCCGCCACGCTCGATGACTCCGTCCGGGCGAAAAACCAGGGCTGCAAGACGAGTTGGTGGGACGCGGCAGCGGGGGTGGTGCGGGTGATTGAAACCGGTAGCGCGCCGTTCAAGGTCATCGGTCGGCTCTGCCAGAATGAAGCGGAGGCCAGGGATATCGGCGAGGGTGAAGTGCGCAAATTGCTGCGTGAAAAGCTCAAGGTGAAAATCAGTTGCCCGGGTAATCCGGCGCTGTCCGCCGAGGGTGTCTTGTTGCTCGACCAGTCCTGGCCGGATTTCCTGCGCGGGTACTGGTCGATCGAAAAGGTCATTGCCAGCGGTGACAAATATCAAAGCTATCGCTGCATGATCGAGGCGAAGTGTCCGGATGCCACGTAA
- a CDS encoding glycoside hydrolase family 19 protein, whose translation MPLTVLQLQQILPNARSQAGVFISALNSAMDGHDINTPKRSAAFLAQVGHESGQLHYVRELGGDQYLSKYDTGTLAARLGNTPMPDGDGQRYRGRGLIQITGRHNYQQCSLGLFGDERLLQLPELLEQPQWAAESAAWFWRQNGLNELADRDQFNSITRRINGGLNGLQDRLQLWARARAVLCQPSV comes from the coding sequence ATGCCGCTTACTGTCCTGCAATTACAGCAAATACTTCCCAACGCCCGCAGCCAAGCGGGCGTTTTCATTTCTGCTCTCAATAGCGCCATGGATGGCCATGACATCAACACGCCCAAACGCAGCGCCGCTTTCCTTGCGCAAGTCGGTCACGAATCCGGGCAGTTGCACTACGTGCGCGAACTCGGCGGTGATCAGTATTTGAGCAAGTACGACACCGGCACCCTGGCCGCTCGTTTGGGCAATACACCCATGCCCGACGGTGATGGCCAAAGGTACCGAGGCCGTGGCCTGATCCAGATTACCGGCCGCCATAACTACCAGCAGTGCAGCCTCGGATTGTTCGGCGACGAGCGTCTGTTGCAGTTGCCGGAACTGTTGGAGCAACCGCAATGGGCCGCCGAATCCGCCGCCTGGTTCTGGCGGCAAAACGGCCTCAACGAGCTGGCTGATCGTGACCAGTTCAACAGCATCACCCGCCGGATCAACGGGGGGCTGAACGGGTTGCAGGATCGTTTGCAGCTCTGGGCGCGGGCGAGGGCGGTGTTATGCCAGCCTTCGGTTTGA
- a CDS encoding lysis system i-spanin subunit Rz → MPAFGLIPGSWRVVGVVVLLAVLAGGSATLTWRFQDGRYGRQLAEQARAHAEMLNQLTLAAATRQQTEQDKRLALEQRLSASEHTHYRALSDAQRDQGRLRDRLATADVRLSVLLDAHDAASACAVPTAASTGSVDHGAVRARLDPAHAQRIIAITDAGDRALIALQACQAYIRALGR, encoded by the coding sequence ATGCCAGCCTTCGGTTTGATCCCGGGGTCGTGGCGGGTGGTTGGCGTTGTTGTGTTGCTGGCTGTGTTGGCTGGTGGCTCGGCAACGCTGACCTGGCGATTTCAGGATGGGCGTTATGGGCGGCAACTGGCGGAACAGGCCAGGGCGCACGCCGAGATGCTCAACCAACTGACCCTGGCGGCCGCCACTCGACAACAGACCGAGCAGGATAAACGGCTGGCGCTGGAACAGCGGCTATCGGCCAGCGAACACACCCATTATCGAGCGCTGAGCGATGCCCAACGTGATCAAGGTCGCTTGCGCGATCGTCTTGCCACTGCTGATGTGCGGCTGTCAGTCCTCCTCGATGCCCATGACGCTGCCTCAGCCTGTGCAGTGCCAACCGCCGCCAGCACCGGCAGCGTGGATCATGGCGCCGTTCGAGCCCGACTTGACCCGGCGCATGCTCAACGAATTATCGCCATCACCGACGCCGGCGACCGTGCACTGATTGCGTTGCAGGCCTGTCAGGCCTATATCAGGGCGCTCGGTCGCTAA
- a CDS encoding CinA family protein, which yields MKEITQLAAELGRRLQVLNAHVTAAESCTGGGICEAITRIPGSSAWFEAGYVTYSNRQKTEQLNVPVGLFATVGAVSREVVEAMVRGAQEKSRAYFAVAVSGVAGPDGGSPNKPVGTVWLAWGVGERVFSEVQHFPGNRDEVRRQTVKAALEGLLRHASGEISNQG from the coding sequence GTGAAAGAAATCACCCAACTGGCCGCTGAACTGGGCAGACGCCTGCAGGTTCTCAATGCTCACGTCACCGCAGCCGAATCCTGTACCGGCGGCGGCATTTGCGAGGCGATCACCCGGATTCCGGGGAGTTCGGCGTGGTTCGAGGCCGGTTATGTGACGTATTCCAACCGGCAGAAGACCGAGCAATTGAATGTCCCGGTCGGGTTGTTTGCGACGGTGGGGGCGGTCAGTCGCGAAGTGGTCGAGGCCATGGTCCGTGGCGCGCAGGAAAAAAGCCGGGCGTATTTTGCCGTGGCGGTCAGCGGTGTGGCGGGGCCGGATGGCGGTTCGCCGAACAAGCCGGTCGGCACGGTCTGGCTGGCCTGGGGTGTGGGGGAGCGGGTGTTCAGCGAGGTGCAGCACTTCCCCGGCAACCGCGATGAGGTTCGCCGACAAACGGTGAAGGCCGCGCTAGAGGGGCTGCTGCGCCATGCCTCGGGAGAAATCTCAAATCAGGGGTAG
- the recA gene encoding recombinase RecA — protein sequence MDDNKKKALAAALGQIERQFGKGAVMRMGDQDRQAIPAISTGSLGLDIALGIGGLPKGRIVEIYGPESSGKTTLTLSVIAQAQKAGATCAFVDAEHALDPEYAGKLGVNVDDLLVSQPDTGEQALEITDMLVRSNAVDVIIVDSVAALVPKAEIEGEMGDMHVGLQARLMSQALRKITGNIKNANCLVIFINQIRMKIGVMFGSPETTTGGNALKFYASVRLDIRRTGAVKEGDEVVGSETRVKVVKNKVASPFRQAEFQILYGKGIYLNGEMIDLGVLHGFVEKSGAWYAYEGTKIGQGKANSAKFLADNPEIAAKLEKQLRDKLLSPSSVAESKASAVKETEDDLADADI from the coding sequence ATGGACGACAACAAGAAGAAAGCCTTGGCTGCGGCCCTGGGTCAGATCGAACGTCAATTCGGCAAGGGTGCCGTAATGCGTATGGGCGATCAGGACCGTCAGGCGATCCCGGCTATTTCCACTGGCTCTCTGGGTCTGGACATCGCGCTCGGCATTGGCGGTCTGCCAAAAGGCCGTATCGTTGAAATCTACGGTCCTGAATCCTCCGGTAAAACTACGCTGACACTGTCGGTGATCGCTCAGGCTCAAAAAGCCGGCGCGACCTGCGCATTCGTCGACGCCGAACACGCCCTCGATCCTGAATACGCCGGCAAGCTTGGCGTCAACGTCGACGACCTGCTGGTTTCCCAGCCGGACACCGGTGAGCAGGCCCTGGAAATCACCGACATGCTGGTGCGTTCCAACGCGGTTGACGTGATCATCGTCGACTCCGTAGCCGCCCTGGTTCCAAAGGCTGAAATCGAAGGCGAAATGGGTGACATGCACGTGGGCCTGCAAGCCCGTCTGATGTCCCAGGCGCTGCGTAAAATCACCGGTAACATCAAGAACGCCAACTGCCTGGTGATCTTCATCAACCAGATCCGTATGAAAATCGGCGTGATGTTCGGCAGCCCGGAAACCACCACCGGTGGTAACGCGCTGAAGTTCTACGCTTCGGTTCGTCTGGACATCCGTCGTACTGGCGCGGTGAAAGAAGGTGATGAAGTCGTCGGTAGCGAAACCCGCGTCAAGGTTGTGAAGAACAAGGTTGCTTCGCCGTTCCGTCAGGCCGAGTTCCAGATTCTTTACGGCAAGGGCATCTACCTGAACGGTGAGATGATCGACCTGGGTGTTCTGCACGGTTTCGTCGAGAAGTCCGGTGCCTGGTATGCCTACGAAGGCACCAAGATCGGTCAGGGCAAGGCCAACTCGGCCAAGTTCCTGGCGGACAACCCGGAAATCGCGGCGAAACTTGAGAAGCAATTGCGTGACAAGTTGCTGTCTCCGTCATCGGTAGCGGAATCCAAAGCCTCTGCGGTCAAAGAGACTGAAGATGACCTGGCTGACGCTGATATCTGA